The genomic stretch GCTTCGCGTGAACCCCGACAATCAGGTCGTGCGAGGCATCGACGGGCTCCGGGCGCTGTGCGAGCGCTGGGAGAAGCGCTGGGGAACGCTGCCGTACGGAGCGGACGGCCTCGTCGTGAAGGTGAACGACCTCCGCGCGGGCGCGCGTCTGGGGGCGACCGCGAAGGCGCCGCGCTGGGGCATCGCCTACAAGTTCGGTTCCACCGAGGCCGAGACGAAGCTCCTCCGCATCGATTTACAGGTAGGGCGCACGGGCACCGTGACGCCCGTCGCGATCCTCGAGCCGGTGGTGCTGCTCGGCACGGTGGTGAAGCGTGCCACGCTCCACAATCAGGACGAGATCGAACGGAAGGACATCCGCGTGGGGGACCGGGTCGCGATCGAGAAGGGGGGCGAGGTGATCCCGAAGGTCCTGCGCGTGATTCCGGGCGCCGGTCGCCGGGGGCCGACGTTCGAGATGCCCTCGAAGTGCCCGGTCTGCGGAAGCCCTCTCGTGCGCGCCGAGGAGGAGGCGGCGATCCGCTGCGAGAACCTCTACTGCCCGGCGCAGGTGCGCCGACGCATCCAGTACTACGCGAGCCGCGGCGCGCTCGACATCGAGGGGCTCGGCGAGCGGACGGTCGACCAGCTGGTGGATCAGGAGCTGGTGGAGGATCCGGCGGATCTCTACGACCTGACGGTGGACACGCTCCTTCCGCTCGAGGGAATGGCCGAGAAGTCGGCGGGGAATCTCGTGAAGGCGATCCAAGGGAGCAAGGACGCGCCCCTCGAGCGGCTCGTCACGGCGCTGGGGATCCGGCACGTGGGCGCGACCGTGGCGCGACTCCTCGCCGAACGGTTCCGTTCCCTCGAGGCGATGGCCGAGGCGGACGAGGAGACGCTCCTCGAGATACCGGGCATCGGTCCGGAGATCGCGGCCAGCGTGAGCTCGTTCTTCCGCGCGCGCGAGGGCCGCGCGCTCGTCCGGCGTCTCACCGATCGCGGCGTGAAGGGACGCCCGCCGGAGCGTCCTTCCCGCGCGGCGGCGGGCGGGCCGTTCGCTGGAAAGACGTTCGTGCTGACGGGGACGCTGGAAATGCCGCGTGAAGAGGCCGAGCGGCTGATCCGCGCGGCGGGAGGGAAGGTGACGTCCTCGGTGAGCAAGAAGACCGACGCCGTCGTCGTCGGGGAGGACGCGGGGTCGAAGCTCGAGAAGGCCCGCGCGCTCGGCGTGGCCACATGGGACGAGAAGCGGTTCCGAGACGCCGTTCGGGACGCCGGTCTTTAGGATCTTCCTTCCT from Candidatus Eisenbacteria bacterium encodes the following:
- the ligA gene encoding NAD-dependent DNA ligase LigA is translated as DARVRKALGVESVEYAVEPKVDGVAVHLRYEKGRFTLGLTRGDGERGDDITGNLRTIRSIPLRLNGRAVPDVLEVRGEVYMETKAFEKMNERRVAAGKSAFMNPRNATTGSLKTLDTAEVARRPLSIFVYQLVHPERHDVETQKEALERIGSMGLRVNPDNQVVRGIDGLRALCERWEKRWGTLPYGADGLVVKVNDLRAGARLGATAKAPRWGIAYKFGSTEAETKLLRIDLQVGRTGTVTPVAILEPVVLLGTVVKRATLHNQDEIERKDIRVGDRVAIEKGGEVIPKVLRVIPGAGRRGPTFEMPSKCPVCGSPLVRAEEEAAIRCENLYCPAQVRRRIQYYASRGALDIEGLGERTVDQLVDQELVEDPADLYDLTVDTLLPLEGMAEKSAGNLVKAIQGSKDAPLERLVTALGIRHVGATVARLLAERFRSLEAMAEADEETLLEIPGIGPEIAASVSSFFRAREGRALVRRLTDRGVKGRPPERPSRAAAGGPFAGKTFVLTGTLEMPREEAERLIRAAGGKVTSSVSKKTDAVVVGEDAGSKLEKARALGVATWDEKRFRDAVRDAGL